The following coding sequences lie in one Vibrio sp. BS-M-Sm-2 genomic window:
- a CDS encoding HlyC/CorC family transporter, producing the protein MDDISTGILFALLACLIVISGYFSGSETGMMSLNRYRLKHLANTGHKGAKRVEKLLNRPDRLIGLILIGNNLVNILASAIATILGMRIYGDIGVAIATGTLTLVILVFAEVTPKTIASLFPERVSYASSILLMILMKVLSPLVILVNFITNGFIRILGVKASHDATDHLSSEELRTVVNEAGSLIPQRHQDMLVSILDLEHVTVNDIMVPRNEITGIDINDDWKSIVRQLTHSPHGRVVLYRDQIDEVVGMLRLREAYRLMLEKNEFNKETLLRAADEIYFIPEATPLNIQLLKFQRNKQRIGLIVDEYGDINGLVTLEDILEEIVGEFTTSIAPSLSEEITPQSDGSFLIEGSANIRDINKGLQWALPTDGPRTLNGLILEHLEDIPESHLSVQVASHPMEIVELEENRIKLVRVFPQIVNG; encoded by the coding sequence TTGGACGACATATCAACGGGTATCTTATTTGCGCTACTCGCGTGTCTCATTGTAATTTCCGGTTATTTCTCTGGTTCCGAAACGGGCATGATGTCCCTGAACCGCTACCGTTTAAAGCACTTGGCCAATACGGGTCATAAAGGTGCCAAACGCGTAGAAAAACTTCTGAACCGCCCAGACAGATTGATTGGCCTCATTCTCATCGGCAACAATCTCGTCAACATTCTTGCATCTGCGATCGCTACTATTCTTGGTATGCGCATCTACGGGGATATCGGTGTAGCTATCGCTACCGGTACCCTGACTCTAGTGATCCTCGTATTCGCCGAGGTAACACCAAAAACCATCGCTTCTCTATTTCCTGAACGTGTCTCTTACGCGAGTAGCATCCTTTTGATGATACTGATGAAGGTGCTGTCACCATTGGTAATCTTGGTCAACTTCATTACCAACGGCTTCATTCGTATCTTAGGTGTTAAAGCCAGTCACGATGCGACCGACCACTTGAGCTCAGAAGAGCTTAGAACCGTGGTAAATGAAGCAGGTAGCTTAATCCCTCAGCGTCACCAAGATATGTTGGTGTCTATTCTGGATTTGGAACATGTCACCGTGAACGACATCATGGTGCCGCGTAATGAGATTACTGGTATCGACATCAATGACGACTGGAAATCTATCGTTCGTCAACTGACTCACTCGCCCCATGGCCGCGTGGTGCTGTATCGTGACCAAATAGATGAAGTAGTTGGTATGCTTAGGCTACGTGAAGCTTACCGATTGATGCTTGAAAAGAACGAATTCAATAAAGAGACCTTGTTGCGTGCAGCGGATGAGATCTACTTCATTCCTGAAGCAACACCACTCAATATTCAACTGCTTAAGTTTCAGCGCAATAAACAGCGTATCGGTTTGATTGTTGATGAGTATGGCGATATCAATGGTTTGGTTACCCTTGAAGATATTCTAGAAGAGATCGTAGGTGAGTTTACCACCTCAATTGCGCCAAGCTTATCTGAAGAAATTACTCCGCAAAGCGATGGCAGCTTCTTGATTGAAGGCAGCGCCAATATCCGAGACATCAACAAAGGCTTACAGTGGGCACTGCCTACCGATGGCCCAAGAACGCTGAATGGTTTGATACTAGAACATCTTGAAGATATTCCAGAGAGTCACCTCAGTGTTCAGGTTGCCAGTCATCCAATGGAAATTGTTGAGCTCGAAGAGAACCGAATCAAACTGGTACGTGTGTTCCCGCAGATCGTAAATGGATAA
- a CDS encoding inner membrane protein YpjD — translation MDSLIAIAAAFLYTMAISTIIPGLVHQTGIRVKTVFISALLALAFHAWLLGDLIFNASGQNLSILNVASLISLIISVVMSGAMLKTRLWFILPVVYSFAALNLMAATFLPSTFIKHLENDPKLLVHISLALFSYATLTIGALYALQLAWLDHKLKKKKALVINPNLPPLMMVERQLFKIILIGNGLLTGTLLTGLIFVQDMFAQGKAHKAVLSFIAWVIYSILLWGHYQKGWRGQKVTWFALAGASMLTLAYFGSRFVQEIILN, via the coding sequence ATGGACAGTCTTATTGCGATCGCAGCAGCCTTTCTTTATACAATGGCGATTTCCACGATCATTCCAGGTCTCGTGCACCAAACAGGAATCCGTGTAAAAACGGTGTTTATCAGCGCATTACTTGCTCTAGCTTTCCATGCTTGGTTGCTTGGCGATTTGATTTTTAATGCTAGTGGCCAAAACCTCAGTATCTTGAACGTTGCTTCATTAATCAGCTTAATCATATCTGTGGTTATGAGCGGCGCTATGCTCAAAACTCGTTTGTGGTTTATCTTGCCCGTCGTTTATAGCTTCGCTGCACTAAACTTGATGGCTGCTACTTTTCTTCCAAGCACATTCATCAAGCATCTAGAGAATGACCCTAAACTGCTCGTTCATATCTCTTTGGCTCTATTCTCATACGCGACACTAACTATCGGGGCACTCTACGCTCTGCAGCTCGCGTGGCTAGATCACAAACTTAAAAAGAAAAAAGCGTTGGTGATCAACCCTAACCTACCTCCTTTAATGATGGTAGAAAGACAGCTTTTCAAGATCATTCTGATTGGTAATGGCTTATTAACGGGTACTTTGTTGACAGGTCTCATTTTCGTACAAGATATGTTTGCTCAAGGTAAAGCACACAAGGCTGTGTTGTCTTTTATCGCTTGGGTTATCTACTCCATCCTTCTATGGGGTCATTATCAAAAAGGTTGGCGTGGACAGAAAGTCACTTGGTTCGCCCTAGCCGGCGCCAGCATGCTCACATTAGCCTACTTCGGTAGCCGCTTCGTTCAGGAAATCATCCTGAACTAG